Proteins found in one Plodia interpunctella isolate USDA-ARS_2022_Savannah chromosome 24, ilPloInte3.2, whole genome shotgun sequence genomic segment:
- the LOC128680590 gene encoding disintegrin and metalloproteinase domain-containing protein 32-like isoform X1: MSEHAVSFDRRHLVTPVIYHGKTRRKLSTTRHTDSQGGHHDEVLVTISVDGDEYTLELSLNRGLLPEGHVISYRDADKSVLHRPNDKELELCQYTGHVRGKQDSWVAISTCYGLRGVIHDGTTIRYIEPVKENDIQSLHRVYEDNNVKNRHCGYDAQNSDKAYDTFIASSDNNMRHKRAGSFPKRGFFNANEESRYIEVVLVADHAQYLGADRNLKLLHHQLQETINIANAIFSPQNIFIALTGVEVWTAEDRIVLDPDTQTTLQRFCDYTILLNTIGSHDHAQLVTQTDFYKGHAGLAYVESMCSAESCSIIYRSAHNVTASTIVKTAYSMLHELGHSFGMRHDGDNCTCADKFCVMNKKEQRVIPTRWSDCSLEVLSANYADGNYSSCLRNKPVHLFGPPSCGNGFLDLGEECDCGVSLDEDKSSCHKCCDPATCLLRAKATCVGGVCCDVQNCQFQPAGTVCRPAELECDLPEYCSGLSDSCPEDVFKMDAVPCFGEMCARQRCVSAHDQQRQILRHRSKDCLANCSGHGVCNSKGFCHCDDGFAPPLCDVPGFGGSVDSGPTRPSESPNCSCDHDISPTYAGALYDSKPTTVHYNIKDRDLYITALGSITVIMAIIVLICLLKSRFQKDKSKSSLHGKYSPICSRRSSFRSANKEEENDEAKIEITPAILSSIHLKKLRREEYMNKNDKQDKRSVNTVEAMTTPKQKDNKHITAEPIDQGIGYKGAPKICE; the protein is encoded by the exons ATGAGTG AACACGCTGTTAGCTTCGATCGGCGCCATCTTGTAACTCCGGTCATCTACCACGGCAAGACCAGAAGGAAACTATCCACCACTCGTCACACG GATTCTCAGGGGGGGCACCATGATGAAGTGTTGGTGACCATTAGCGTTGACGGCGATGAGTACACCCTGGAGTTGTCACTGAACCGAGGATTGCTGCCCGAGGGCCACGTCATCAGCTACAGGGACGCAGACAAGAGTGTCCTGCACAGACCTAATGATAAG GAACTAGAGCTATGCCAGTATACGGGACACGTTAGAGGGAAGCAGGACTCGTGGGTGGCAATTTCCACGTGTTATGGTCTCCGTGGGGTCATCCATGATGGCACCACCATCAGATACATCGAGCCAGTCAAAG AGAACGATATACAGTCCCTGCACCGCGTTTATGAGGATAACAATGTGAAGAATCGCCATTGCGGATACGATGCTCAGAACTCAGACAAAGCATATGATACGTTTATTGCAAGCAGTGACAACAATATGCGA CATAAACGTGCCGGATCATTTCCAAAACGCGGTTTCTTCAACGCTAACGAGGAGTCCCGATATATCGAGGTGGTACTGGTGGCCGACCACGCCCAGTACCTGGGTGCCGACAGGAACTTGAAGCTGCTTCATCATCAACTGCAGGAGACCATCAACATTGCCAATGCG ATATTCTCGCCACAGAATATATTCATAGCATTAACGGGCGTAGAGGTGTGGACTGCGGAAGACAGGATAGTTTTGGACCCCGACACCCAAACCACTCTCCAGCGATTTTGTGACTATACTATTCTGTTGAACACTATCGGGAGCCACGATCACGCTCAACTCGTAAC GCAAACGGATTTCTACAAGGGCCATGCCGGCTTAGCATATGTGGAGTCGATGTGTTCAGCAGAGTCTTGCTCGATCATCTACCGCTCTGCGCACAATGTCACCGCGTCCACCATCGTCAAAACCGCATACAGCATGCTCCACGAATTGGGCCACAGTTTTGGCATGCGCCATGATGGTGATAACTGCACTTGCGCGGATAAATTTTGCGTTATGAACAAGAAAGAACAGAGGGTCATACCGACGCGCTGGTCGGATTGCAGTTTGGAAGTGCTCAGCGCGAATTATGCTGACGGCAACTACTCGTCTTGTCTAAG GAACAAGCCAGTCCATTTGTTTGGTCCGCCATCATGCGGCAACGGCTTCTTAGACCTGGGTGAGGAGTGTGACTGCGGGGTGTCCTTGGACGAAGACAAAAGCTCATGTCACAAGTGCTGCGATCCAGCCACGTGCCTGTTGAGGGCCAAGGCTACGTGCGTGGGGGGTGTCTGCTGCGATGTACAG AATTGCCAGTTCCAACCAGCAGGCACCGTCTGCCGCCCCGCCGAGCTCGAGTGCGACCTACCCGAGTATTGCAGTGGCCTCTCCGATTCCTGCCCAGAGGATGTCTTCAAAATGGATGCTGTACCTTGTTTCGGGGAG ATGTGTGCGAGACAACGATGCGTGTCCGCGCACGACCAACAGAGACAGATCCTACGTCACAGATCCAAGGATTGCCTCGCCAACTGCTCGGGACATGGAGTTTGTAATTCGAAAG GTTTCTGCCACTGCGACGATGGGTTTGCGCCTCCTCTGTGTGATGTACCTGGCTTTGGAGGGTCAGTGGATTCTGGACCGACCAGACCTTCAGAATCtc CAAACTGTTCCTGCGACCATGACATCTCGCCTACGTATGCTGGAGCACTATATGATTCAAAACCCACTACTGTCCATTACAATATAAAGG ATCGAGACTTATACATCACTGCCCTGGGTAGCATCACGGTCATCATGGCTATCATCGTCCTGATTTGCTTGCTGAAGTCGCGATTTCAAAAAGACAAGTCCAAATCATCTCTCCACGGCAAATACAGCCCAATTTGCTCAAGACGAAGCTCATTCAGATCGGCtaataaagaagaagaaaatgacgaagctaaaattgaaataacgCCAGCTATTTTGTCCAGTAttcatttgaaaaaattaaggaGGGAAGAATATATGAATAAGAACGATAAGCAGGACAAACGTTCGGTAAATACTGTTGAAGCTATGACTACCCCGAAACAAAAAGACAATAAGCACATTACAGCAGAGCCGATAGATCAAGGTATTGGATACAAAGGGGCGCCTAAAATTTGCGAATAA
- the LOC128680590 gene encoding disintegrin and metalloproteinase domain-containing protein 32-like isoform X2 encodes MSEHAVSFDRRHLVTPVIYHGKTRRKLSTTRHTGGHHDEVLVTISVDGDEYTLELSLNRGLLPEGHVISYRDADKSVLHRPNDKELELCQYTGHVRGKQDSWVAISTCYGLRGVIHDGTTIRYIEPVKENDIQSLHRVYEDNNVKNRHCGYDAQNSDKAYDTFIASSDNNMRHKRAGSFPKRGFFNANEESRYIEVVLVADHAQYLGADRNLKLLHHQLQETINIANAIFSPQNIFIALTGVEVWTAEDRIVLDPDTQTTLQRFCDYTILLNTIGSHDHAQLVTQTDFYKGHAGLAYVESMCSAESCSIIYRSAHNVTASTIVKTAYSMLHELGHSFGMRHDGDNCTCADKFCVMNKKEQRVIPTRWSDCSLEVLSANYADGNYSSCLRNKPVHLFGPPSCGNGFLDLGEECDCGVSLDEDKSSCHKCCDPATCLLRAKATCVGGVCCDVQNCQFQPAGTVCRPAELECDLPEYCSGLSDSCPEDVFKMDAVPCFGEMCARQRCVSAHDQQRQILRHRSKDCLANCSGHGVCNSKGFCHCDDGFAPPLCDVPGFGGSVDSGPTRPSESPNCSCDHDISPTYAGALYDSKPTTVHYNIKDRDLYITALGSITVIMAIIVLICLLKSRFQKDKSKSSLHGKYSPICSRRSSFRSANKEEENDEAKIEITPAILSSIHLKKLRREEYMNKNDKQDKRSVNTVEAMTTPKQKDNKHITAEPIDQGIGYKGAPKICE; translated from the exons ATGAGTG AACACGCTGTTAGCTTCGATCGGCGCCATCTTGTAACTCCGGTCATCTACCACGGCAAGACCAGAAGGAAACTATCCACCACTCGTCACACG GGGGGGCACCATGATGAAGTGTTGGTGACCATTAGCGTTGACGGCGATGAGTACACCCTGGAGTTGTCACTGAACCGAGGATTGCTGCCCGAGGGCCACGTCATCAGCTACAGGGACGCAGACAAGAGTGTCCTGCACAGACCTAATGATAAG GAACTAGAGCTATGCCAGTATACGGGACACGTTAGAGGGAAGCAGGACTCGTGGGTGGCAATTTCCACGTGTTATGGTCTCCGTGGGGTCATCCATGATGGCACCACCATCAGATACATCGAGCCAGTCAAAG AGAACGATATACAGTCCCTGCACCGCGTTTATGAGGATAACAATGTGAAGAATCGCCATTGCGGATACGATGCTCAGAACTCAGACAAAGCATATGATACGTTTATTGCAAGCAGTGACAACAATATGCGA CATAAACGTGCCGGATCATTTCCAAAACGCGGTTTCTTCAACGCTAACGAGGAGTCCCGATATATCGAGGTGGTACTGGTGGCCGACCACGCCCAGTACCTGGGTGCCGACAGGAACTTGAAGCTGCTTCATCATCAACTGCAGGAGACCATCAACATTGCCAATGCG ATATTCTCGCCACAGAATATATTCATAGCATTAACGGGCGTAGAGGTGTGGACTGCGGAAGACAGGATAGTTTTGGACCCCGACACCCAAACCACTCTCCAGCGATTTTGTGACTATACTATTCTGTTGAACACTATCGGGAGCCACGATCACGCTCAACTCGTAAC GCAAACGGATTTCTACAAGGGCCATGCCGGCTTAGCATATGTGGAGTCGATGTGTTCAGCAGAGTCTTGCTCGATCATCTACCGCTCTGCGCACAATGTCACCGCGTCCACCATCGTCAAAACCGCATACAGCATGCTCCACGAATTGGGCCACAGTTTTGGCATGCGCCATGATGGTGATAACTGCACTTGCGCGGATAAATTTTGCGTTATGAACAAGAAAGAACAGAGGGTCATACCGACGCGCTGGTCGGATTGCAGTTTGGAAGTGCTCAGCGCGAATTATGCTGACGGCAACTACTCGTCTTGTCTAAG GAACAAGCCAGTCCATTTGTTTGGTCCGCCATCATGCGGCAACGGCTTCTTAGACCTGGGTGAGGAGTGTGACTGCGGGGTGTCCTTGGACGAAGACAAAAGCTCATGTCACAAGTGCTGCGATCCAGCCACGTGCCTGTTGAGGGCCAAGGCTACGTGCGTGGGGGGTGTCTGCTGCGATGTACAG AATTGCCAGTTCCAACCAGCAGGCACCGTCTGCCGCCCCGCCGAGCTCGAGTGCGACCTACCCGAGTATTGCAGTGGCCTCTCCGATTCCTGCCCAGAGGATGTCTTCAAAATGGATGCTGTACCTTGTTTCGGGGAG ATGTGTGCGAGACAACGATGCGTGTCCGCGCACGACCAACAGAGACAGATCCTACGTCACAGATCCAAGGATTGCCTCGCCAACTGCTCGGGACATGGAGTTTGTAATTCGAAAG GTTTCTGCCACTGCGACGATGGGTTTGCGCCTCCTCTGTGTGATGTACCTGGCTTTGGAGGGTCAGTGGATTCTGGACCGACCAGACCTTCAGAATCtc CAAACTGTTCCTGCGACCATGACATCTCGCCTACGTATGCTGGAGCACTATATGATTCAAAACCCACTACTGTCCATTACAATATAAAGG ATCGAGACTTATACATCACTGCCCTGGGTAGCATCACGGTCATCATGGCTATCATCGTCCTGATTTGCTTGCTGAAGTCGCGATTTCAAAAAGACAAGTCCAAATCATCTCTCCACGGCAAATACAGCCCAATTTGCTCAAGACGAAGCTCATTCAGATCGGCtaataaagaagaagaaaatgacgaagctaaaattgaaataacgCCAGCTATTTTGTCCAGTAttcatttgaaaaaattaaggaGGGAAGAATATATGAATAAGAACGATAAGCAGGACAAACGTTCGGTAAATACTGTTGAAGCTATGACTACCCCGAAACAAAAAGACAATAAGCACATTACAGCAGAGCCGATAGATCAAGGTATTGGATACAAAGGGGCGCCTAAAATTTGCGAATAA